One genomic window of Funiculus sociatus GB2-C1 includes the following:
- a CDS encoding Uma2 family endonuclease, translating into MTSVTTQSELGLLLPDHTQLPESDGTFVSQSLAGVPPVVRTGAKNWQEHPQSILLTGAILPILEQRHPDENYCIGQDLGIYWRITQPPERGAEAPDWFYVPNVPPTFNGQIRRSYVMWQEHIAPLIVLEFVSGDGEEERDTTPMTGKFWVYEQVIRPAFYGIYEVNKASVEVYHMIENRYELIAANERGHYPISPLGVELGIWQGKYQNTELPWLRWWDAQGNLLLTGDERAEQESQRAETERQRAEAERQRAERLAAQLRAMGIEPEA; encoded by the coding sequence ATGACTTCCGTTACTACACAATCAGAGCTAGGTTTACTCTTACCTGACCATACACAATTACCAGAGTCAGATGGCACATTTGTAAGCCAGTCGCTTGCGGGGGTTCCCCCCGTTGTGCGAACTGGCGCGAAAAATTGGCAAGAGCATCCCCAAAGCATCTTACTGACTGGCGCGATTCTACCTATCCTAGAGCAACGTCATCCCGATGAAAACTATTGTATTGGACAGGATTTAGGCATCTACTGGCGCATTACTCAACCACCAGAACGAGGCGCAGAAGCACCAGACTGGTTTTATGTGCCAAATGTCCCGCCTACATTCAATGGTCAAATTCGCCGTTCTTATGTCATGTGGCAAGAACATATTGCACCATTGATTGTGTTGGAATTTGTATCTGGGGATGGAGAAGAAGAACGCGACACCACACCCATGACTGGCAAATTTTGGGTTTATGAACAGGTGATTCGTCCGGCATTCTACGGAATTTATGAAGTAAATAAAGCCAGTGTTGAGGTCTATCACATGATAGAAAATCGCTATGAACTCATAGCTGCAAATGAGCGGGGACACTATCCAATTTCACCGCTTGGAGTGGAGTTGGGAATTTGGCAAGGAAAGTATCAAAATACAGAATTACCTTGGTTGCGTTGGTGGGATGCACAAGGTAATTTGTTGTTGACTGGTGATGAACGCGCTGAACAGGAAAGCCAACGCGCTGAAACTGAGCGCCAGCGGGCGGAAGCTGAGCGCCAACGCGCTGAGCGATTAGCAGCACAATTAAGAGCTATGGGAATTGAACCGGAAGCGTGA
- a CDS encoding pentapeptide repeat-containing protein, whose product MKLKTLVAALSVLCLTTPVQAANPGHVDRLLKTKECLGCDLTGADLSGADLRDANLQRANLTKANLTKANLAGANLYVANLDRAQLKQANLQNSFLRFTNLRGANLEGADLQQADMRFANLAYAKMIDANLLGVNLQNANLYLAQLRGTILQGVLGINY is encoded by the coding sequence ATGAAACTCAAAACGCTAGTTGCCGCGCTATCAGTGCTGTGTTTAACAACACCCGTACAAGCTGCAAATCCGGGACACGTAGATCGTTTGCTAAAAACCAAAGAATGTTTAGGTTGTGATCTCACCGGTGCTGATTTAAGCGGCGCTGACTTGAGAGATGCTAACCTGCAACGGGCAAACTTGACAAAAGCTAACTTGACAAAAGCAAATCTTGCTGGTGCTAATTTGTACGTAGCTAATTTAGATCGCGCCCAACTCAAGCAAGCTAACTTGCAAAATTCCTTTCTGAGATTTACTAACTTGCGCGGTGCCAATTTAGAAGGTGCTGACTTGCAACAGGCAGATATGAGATTTGCTAACTTAGCATACGCCAAGATGATAGATGCAAACTTGCTTGGTGTTAATCTGCAAAATGCTAATTTATACCTGGCCCAGCTAAGGGGAACTATACTGCAAGGTGTATTGGGAATTAATTACTAA
- a CDS encoding D-Ala-D-Ala carboxypeptidase family metallohydrolase, translating to MEFKLRNAFKFYQNLDHQNQAIDELEQWLHDKHPEELEKFHQALLSGPSPEIHAEAITLPKKQTSEMLDLASYSDKISLNDPIIPGGDITWAEAIPNGDRHLPENKEIVQNIITLAEQLQVIRDQIGKPFRITSWYHHQPFGFKLNGASKKEYVMGGAVDFWVEGYTGPQLAQMLDWWEGGLGTYLYVPYMVHLNIGSRRRWQAPYPR from the coding sequence ATGGAATTCAAACTAAGGAACGCCTTTAAGTTTTATCAAAATTTAGATCATCAAAATCAAGCCATTGATGAGCTAGAACAATGGTTGCACGATAAGCACCCAGAGGAGTTAGAGAAATTTCACCAAGCCTTGCTAAGTGGGCCCAGCCCGGAAATTCACGCGGAAGCGATCACCTTACCCAAAAAACAAACCAGTGAAATGCTTGATCTAGCAAGCTACTCGGATAAAATTAGTTTAAACGATCCGATTATTCCCGGAGGCGATATTACTTGGGCAGAAGCGATTCCTAATGGCGATCGCCACCTCCCCGAAAACAAAGAAATCGTCCAAAATATTATCACCCTAGCCGAGCAGCTACAAGTTATTAGAGATCAAATTGGCAAGCCTTTCCGCATCACCAGCTGGTATCATCATCAACCCTTCGGTTTTAAGCTCAATGGAGCGTCGAAGAAAGAGTATGTGATGGGAGGAGCTGTTGATTTCTGGGTGGAGGGCTACACCGGCCCTCAACTGGCTCAGATGTTGGATTGGTGGGAGGGCGGTTTAGGTACGTACCTTTATGTACCCTACATGGTTCATCTAAATATTGGCTCCCGTCGCCGCTGGCAAGCACCATATCCGCGTTAG
- the lepB gene encoding signal peptidase I produces MKVNNVWLEGFKTVGLSVIFAFGFRTFVAESRYVASGSMLPTLEVNDRVMADKVSYHFENPQRGDIVLFSPTKKLQEQNFHDTFIKRAIGLPGEKVEIKAGRVYINDKLLRENYIGDTKGEDWGPVIVPPNSYLVLGDNRQDSYDGRYWGFVPRDRIIGKAFVRFWPFDRLGKLKPNFTNTSTR; encoded by the coding sequence ATGAAAGTTAACAATGTTTGGCTTGAGGGTTTTAAAACAGTTGGACTAAGCGTAATTTTTGCCTTTGGGTTTCGCACCTTTGTTGCCGAAAGCCGCTATGTTGCTTCCGGATCTATGTTGCCTACCCTGGAAGTTAACGATCGTGTGATGGCGGATAAGGTAAGTTATCACTTTGAAAATCCTCAGCGTGGCGACATTGTATTGTTTTCACCTACAAAAAAGCTACAGGAACAAAATTTCCACGATACATTTATTAAACGTGCGATCGGGTTGCCGGGAGAAAAGGTAGAAATTAAAGCCGGAAGAGTTTATATAAATGACAAACTTTTGCGGGAAAACTATATTGGAGATACTAAGGGGGAAGATTGGGGGCCTGTTATTGTACCGCCTAATTCTTATTTAGTATTGGGTGATAACCGCCAAGATAGTTATGATGGTCGCTACTGGGGTTTTGTACCACGCGATCGCATCATCGGTAAAGCATTTGTTCGCTTCTGGCCTTTCGACCGTTTGGGGAAATTGAAACCAAATTTTACTAATACTTCTACTAGGTGA